CTCCTTGAGAATGGGTGATACACACGCCGTCGCCGGCTTTGCCAAACACAGCCTTCATAGCGTCGCTGATAACGGCTTCGTCATAGGCTCCCGTATCGGGCGTCATTTGCCGGAAAAACTGATCCCGCCACACCGCGTCATCCCTGACCTGGACATTGTCAAATTTCTGCGGCCACTGGCCAATACGGAAATTGTTGTACCACAGCTGGTCGTCAGGCACAGCGCCGATAGCCTGCGGCTCCGTCGACCGGCCGGCTCTGCCGCGCCGCGGCTGGTCTGCAATATAGGTCTTATAGCCTTTTTCTAAAAAAATATTTTGAAATCCGTCGCGCCCGTCAGGCGTCGTTTCCCAGGTCTTGCCGGACTGACCGTACCCGTGCAGGAAAACCAGCGCCGTATTGTGGGCCTGAGCCGGTATCTGATAAAACACGTAGGCGTGGTCGCCGTGCAGCGTCTGTCCAGCCTGATTCAGCGGATTGGTATTGCCGCCATAGGCTCCCGGAGCTGTGACGACCGTTCCGCCGGCCATAAAGCTGCCCTGGTCTGCGATCGTCACCGGCTTCATGGCAGAAGCAGGACTTGCCGCCAGCGACGCCATGACGGCGGCTGCAATCCATATTGATTTCATCGGTATCAACCTCCCCTCCTGATATCTATAGTATAAAAAAACCGGGACTCCCACAGAAGTCTCGGTTAGTTTTACCGTATAAACGATTGGTTTATACAGGCG
This region of Megasphaera stantonii genomic DNA includes:
- a CDS encoding alpha/beta hydrolase, which produces MKSIWIAAAVMASLAASPASAMKPVTIADQGSFMAGGTVVTAPGAYGGNTNPLNQAGQTLHGDHAYVFYQIPAQAHNTALVFLHGYGQSGKTWETTPDGRDGFQNIFLEKGYKTYIADQPRRGRAGRSTEPQAIGAVPDDQLWYNNFRIGQWPQKFDNVQVRDDAVWRDQFFRQMTPDTGAYDEAVISDAMKAVFGKAGDGVCITHSQGGGPGWRTAIKSSHVKGIIALEPGTFFFPEGQVPPVEETTSPFPAAGVGVPMDDFMKLTRIPVLVLYGGNIPAEQTPVWGLDNWRVRLNLAKAWVDAVNRCGGDATLIYLPDIGIYGNTHFLMSDLNNRDVADVMERWMKEKHFD